Within the Miscanthus floridulus cultivar M001 chromosome 2, ASM1932011v1, whole genome shotgun sequence genome, the region GAAATTGTGTTGGGACAGCACGCTGGAAAGCAGGTTTTTCTGCCTCGAATACCCTTATGCCCGTCGGACGATGAGATGTTCCCTTTCCAATTTAAGCGAAAGCAGTTCCCTATTCGGCCCAGCTTCGCAGTGACTGTTAACAAGGCACAGGGGCAGACTATTCTTAACATCGGGGTATACTTGCCGAAACCAGTGGGCTCGCATGACCAATTGTATGTGGCGCTATCAAGAGCTACAGCAAGATCGAACATTAAGATCTTGGCTGTGTCGGCTGCTGAGAAGGATGTGAAtaaggaaaaaggaaaaggaaaagggaaAAGGAAGAAGAGACCGACAAAGGATATATTCACAAAGAATATTGTATGTAAAGAGGTTCTAACTCTATGAAAGAGGTAATGCATTACACATCGATACATATTTTTTCAAGATATATCAATAGTAATTTAACTTTAAAAAATAACAAACAACTTATGTGCAGGATACTTCTAAATACAGCTTCAACTATCTACATGCTTCAGCTGCAAGAAGTTAGATACCGCATCTTGGACTTGAAAATCTTCTGGATTATCTTTGATTGGTGACCAGCTGCAACTTGGTGTTCGTGCAAAGCACGTTCTCTTGGTCGAAACATTGAGAGATTAGATTCTTAATTGTACAATATATTGTAAAACATGTATTGTAAAACACAAACTTGTTATAATTAAGGTGAATGCTCATATATTGCAACTTGTAAAATATCACGATTGCAATATCTATTTTAGATACATTATAACACGCGCTCATACATATATTATCGTGATATTATGTgtacccgttgcaacgcacgggcatttaaCTAGTATAGTAATAATATTGAAAAAAAACATACTGCAGACTGATAGAGGAATAGTGGCTTCTCAAACATTCAGATTAAGGCTCCTTGAATTTGTTGAATCAAAGCCTTTTAAATTTGAATCGCGTTTAGAATAGATTAAAACATTTTGCTCAAAAACTAGAACAGGTCCAGACGTCCAGTTGCAAGTGCAACTCATAATTTGGCTGCTCAAATTTGTTGAAGCAGTGTTAGTGGCACACTAGCCAAGACAGCATTCTTCGAACACAGGGAGTTTCGCTTGttcatatacgatcgtggattataaggtggaacagtatttttctcacaccaaaccaaccagcagtaaataatccacaatcGTTTACGACAAAACCAACAGGCTAAAGATTATAGGCTGAATGTGGCAGGACAAAGTACATCTATCACCAGATCCAAATCATTGTTAAATATTTAAATAGCAGTGTTACTCAGCAAAACTGGGGACAAAGTTTCGATGACAAGCCGTGAGCTTATCCGGCAATTCTGAAGCCGGACGTTCACTCTTTATTATTATTCCGCTACATAGATGGTACACCTGCTGCCCAAATCGACAAGCTTTGCTGACAAGCTGCTGAGCTTTTGCCAGGTAGGATGACGAGCACCGTCCCTTCCATATCATGCAGCCAACCACTCTTGTTCCAATTCTTCCTTGTTTGGTTATGGAACTAGAATGCCTTCTTCTCGTATGAAACCAGCCCATGGATTCCACCTTCAACCTGGGCAGCGCCGGTTCTCACCTGGTAAGGACAACCAATAAATATATCAAATCAGTTCAGTATGCTTCCTGGAACAGATGCTCAGCTTTTGGCGAGTAATTATATGTTTTCAGAAAATAAAGATGGATACATTCACTATTTCCACCGGCAATAATTCAAACTCCTTGTCCATATCGAACCTAATCTCCAAATTAGTACATCATTTTGACCTTTCTACGATTCATATTATGGATTAATAAAGACTATTAAATAATCTACTGAACTTTGGAGCTGGTACCACAAATAAACCTACTTGTAAGTATTAACAGGGGTTAACTTTAATTGTTTAAACAATCTTTCTGTAAATGAGCAAGATGAATTTCTCCAATCTTAGACAATTGATATTAAAATCTAAAGCATGTTGGAAGATAACTTGTGTGCAGCCTAAAAATACCTCTAATCTGAGTGTCTCTGATCGCAAAAGATCATGAGCTGACTGGAGAGAATCTGCGCCAAGATCTTGGAATCCTTGCTTAACTGCTTGCATTGTGTAAGGGATGAACCTCAGTACAGAACCTTTGTCAGCTACTGCTCCAACAACACCCTGCGCGACTTTGAGCTTGAGTGTATCACCAAGGTACCTTGCATCACTCCCTTTTGTCATGGCTTCAAGAGAGCCCATGCCTCTGTATTTTTTTACGCGACGGCCGTCCTAAAAATGGCATGTCAAGAGTTATAACTCAAAACATTTTCATGAAAGAGCAGATGAAAGTTTAATGTGTCAGACATAGATTGGTACAAAATAATAAAGAAGGCAAATAACGAGTTAACAACTTAAGAAACAACTTATGTGATAAATAAAGTACTAGAATTGACACACAAAATGCAGATGGGTTCTCACAGATATTAATTCTAATTCTTTTCGAGGGAGTTCATGGTCCTAGCTTATATAATATATGATCCCGAAACAATCAACTGTAGAGATCTAGTAAGCTAGCCACTAGTGCAAAAGGTCCAAATAAAAAAATGTTGAGCTATAAGGTGTATTTGATATGCTCCATCAAACAAAATGGCAAAGATAGTTGGCTACTTCATAAGCAGTCAGCACAGACTATAACTAGCAAAATGACATGAACCAACAATACATACGCATATACTGACTACATCCCAAAATAAATCAACATCTAGAGTTATCCtaaaaggggcgtacccagtgcagagagctcccgctctgtgaggggtctgaggaagggtgtcagtggcaagccttaccctcgcctgtgcaatgcaaggagaccgcgactcgaacccgggaccttccggtcacaggcggtaagactctaccgcttgcaccaggcccgcccttcagagTTATCCTAaatcaaactattttaagttCGAACAACTTTATGTAGAAGGGTATCCATGACACCAAATAAGTGCACTATGGAAATATATTTTGTGATGTATCTAATGATACAattttgatgtcataaatattggtGCTCTTTtcattaaatttggtcaaacctaaCAAAGTTTTAATTAGGACAactctagaagttgatttattttgggacCGAGGGAGTAATTTCAGCCTGAAATATCTGATATTCTGGCAGCATGGTTACTCATGCACAATGCAAATATAGAAGGATACATCCAAGTGCCATTCAGTCATCATATAAACCACTTTCATTGCACTTTCTTGTTAACTTCAATGCCATTTAATTAGACTGTTCTTTGTACATAAAGGAATTTTTCATTGCAGTGGCCACATGGGCTTGATTGCATGTTCATGGCAAGTGATCTTCAGTATGAATCAAGTCTCACATTCTACATGGCTGTAGGGACTTTGAAGTCATCAACTAAGTCCAAAAGACCAAAAGGCATTTGAACATTCTGTTTACGGTAATCATATTAAACGAAAAGCAAAAACAGAAATTTACCCATTTAAGAACAGCAAAAACATCAATATACATATTGTATACCTTGTACTCATAAGTACCAGGAGCTTCATGACTGCCAGCTAAAAAGCTGCCCATCATAACAGTGGATGCCCCCAGCGACAGAGCTTTCACAATGTGTCCAGAATTTGAAATTCCACCATCAGCAATAACTGGTACATTGTGATCCTTGGCATAAGATGAAACCTTATACACCGCTGTTGCCTGTCCACCAACACAAAAGAACATCAAACACAAGCAGCAGTATTAAAATTATTTTGTCTCTACAATATACCATAGGCAGAAAACCCTGGGAATCATTTGTCTCCACTATCCACCACAAGATAACAAAAATTTAAAGGCTCCTCTCCAACATGATTAGACCACCAAGAATCCATGAGGAAATAAGGAACAACATTTCCATATATATCAGACTGTACTTCTGGGGGAAATGCACTGTAGCACATGGGGAAAGCACTGTGCCAGCCTACCAGGTCTAGACAAATCTAAGACCATGGCATCCTAAAGAAACATGATACTCAACCTGCAAGAATATGAATGGAAGGTGACAGCACCTAATAAACATTCCCAATGATTTTCAATGTCCTAATTAGTTCATAAAAGCTCAAAATTAGACCAAGTACCCATCACTCCATCAGTGTCTTCCAAGCATATGAAACAAGGACTACATATCCCCTACCTAGCTGAAAGGAAAGTTAGTAGATGCTCTGATGTCATCAAATGAGAAATGGATGCTTGCACTGAATATAGCAAAGATTTCAGGATGTTTATGATGTCTagcaaaagaaaggacaaaattTGTTTCCAAGAGGTCACGGCCATCTAAGATAACTTCAGATCATAAGACAGTTCAGAGAGGAACAAAACGAGCGCCTACCTAATGGCAGAGGATTCAGGGTAGCCAACAAATTTGACAGCAAGCTAAATGAAGTAAGCTGATGGTGATGAATTAGAATACTGAGAAAAACAAGAGTTCATGCGGATTTTAGCATTTACCTGTCCTCTTCCAACAGCACAAACCTCTTGGGTGGTACAAATTGAGCCAGAACCCATCCCAACACGCAATCCGTCTGCACCAGCTTGAATCAAATTCTGGGCCTGCGCAATTGTCACCACATTGCCCCCGATCAAATCCACCTCTGGATACATCTTCTTGGCAAACTTTATCATATCAAGCTGGTAAATGGAGTTCCCCTGTGAACTATCAATCACGATAGCATTTGCCCCCGCCTTAACTAGCCGCTCCAGCCTTCCCTTGTCATCCTCACGGGTCCCAATGGAGGCCGCAACTACAAACTTCCCGTCCGCTCCAAGAGACGGCTTGCCTAGCTTCGGATAGCTCCTGATGCGCTCCACATCTTTGGCAGTGATGAGATCAACAACCTCACCATCGTCGGATACGAGAGGGGCGTAATCCAGACCCTCATCGGCAAGGAAGGCGGCTGCTTTCTCGAAGTCGAAGGAGGCGGAGGCTAAGCGCGGTGTCGGTCGCATGTACTCATAGACAGCGACAGGAACCTCGCGGGAGGCAGCATCGGCTGCGACAGCGACGCCAACGAGCGTGGAGAGCGAATCTCCGTGCTCGGTGACGAGGGCGTACTCGTTGCCAGCGAAATCGTTGAGCGTCGGGGCGGAGGACGGGGAGAAGAAGGGCACGGAGGAGACGAAGGGGAGGCGGCGGGACTTGGCGGCGCGGACGATGGCGGCCTGGGCGTGGGGCTCGGTGTTGCCgtgcacgacggcggcggcgccgagcGAGGCCATggccgcggccatggcggcctcGGAGACGGTGTCCATCGGGGACGCGACGCAGGGGACGGAGAGCGGCACGCGGCGGGAGAGGCGCGTGGAGAGGTCGACGGCGTCGGCGGGGAAGCCGATGTACCCCGGCAGGAAGATGACGTCGTCGTAGGTGTAGGAGATGCCCTGCGAGAAGAGGCGCGGCGCCGCGAAGCCGTCGTCGGTGAGGTCTGCGCTGCTCGCCGCCATTGGTGggttggggggtgggggggggggggggggggggttagggTTTTTGGCtgcgggcggcggcggaggtggcggcggGAGAGAGACGGGAATGAAGGGAGTCGTGAAGAGAGCGTGGCGTGCCCGCTGCTTGTGCTCGTGCTCTGTCAATCGATAGGGATTTGTTTGGCGGGTAGCAACGCGCGTGATGATTCGATGACAGGTGGGCCTGACTGCCCCGGCGGCGAGCCGAATCGTGAACTGGGCCGGGAGCCCTGGACGACGACAGAGGCACAGAGCCCACCGATCTGAGAATGTCCCACAAAAAAAGATGATAATATGAATACTGTATGAGTGATATAATTTGAGGGAATCATATGCTTCCATTGTCTTCGGCCACCATTTCGGTCAGATGTCAAAAAAAAATGTAGGGGCATGATTGGTTGGCTACTAAATTTTGTCCAACTAAAATTAAGGCAAGCTAAAATTTAGGCTCGTCAAAATCAAGGCTACCAAAGTTAAGGCAAAAAACACAGGCATGCATTTGGTTGGCTACCAAAATCAAGACTTGCCAAATTTCTCTTTTATATGCAGTTTAAGAACTTTCTAGAGACTTGTTAAAACTTTGGCTATAGATATTGATGTGCCGATTCTTTCACAATAAACCAGTTAATAACTATAAATTTTGGTATGCGATGGTTTTGGCTGGACAAGAATCGGAAGCCAACCAATCATCCATAGGAACAATCCTGTTACTCTTTGTAATTGTTTACTCTGGCTAATGTGGAGAGGTATGTTTGGCCCAAACTTTAGCGGTCAGCCTGGGACCTCGATTTTGGCCCAACTGTTCACCAAAGTTGAGCACGTTTTTATGCCCTTTAGTTCCATGTTGAAATCAGAGATTCGGAGTGGAATTTTTGCTTATTTTTATATGGTAGTGTTTGGTTAGAAGGCCGCGGGGGACGAGAATGTCCATGTTCCAATATTCAGTGCATATGCGGGGCAACCCCGTCCTCTAAAAATTTCACGGACGGGGTCGCCCCAAGTGGGACGAGTGCGCAGGCTcacgaggagaaagaagaggacacGTCCCGAGCGTGTATACGTGGgagagctccgccatggccgctgtggtagaaccgtctaatctaatgcctctcaggagtactcgtctttcattagacactaagtacttaagggagaacaccaaatcaCGCAGTTCCGTCGGGCATACCCCAAGGAAGAAtatgaaaatccacatttttacatcaggatcacaaatgagagaataaagcttacatcattcttgacCATTTCTTAcgtcacttttaatacaacgttagagtataatagttattgtataacagcggaatgtaaccATATTATCAgattataatatttattatttataatagcggaacATAAACAtgtatcagagttatgaacaatttaatttaataacggaatataaacaggtgatcagaattacagcgaaaaAAAATATCTATTCTTGACGTGATAAAGCATTAGTATATAagttatgacaatagattataaaacttttctttataaaaacatttaatgagagttataaataaaaactatgatcgcagcgtaaagaaaatcctctctgagcccaccagaaggagtCCGCACACAAGAGTTAGCTGTAGCATCCggctgtcacctgcaacagagggaataaaactctgagtactcaattatactcagcaagacttacccgacaggaggaaagaaaagactccaagaatatgcaaggctatctggcttgtgggtttattgcatctgcaggagcattactaaaagtgcgtcctcATAGATTTTCATTAACAGtcacattagttcattaactaaccattctatgtaagcacctgtactactttcaagcaggtggtaaacaatcagattttctttttccatctttcacctttcagttcttactacggtgctagagttaagacaagtcgtaccgtaaCGCctacgattcacgaatcaataccCCCAGCTAGGTAACCCAAAAACACACGCACcgtttgtacccaaggcacaagtaggaccaacccatcaccctcctgtcctgggtgtctaggtccccgtccaaactaggactccaagccctcgcctctgagtcccgaactcagtgcggtgcaaggacctcctaacccaaaaaccaccctaacaATCAGTCCAAAAAAGagtcggatccacgacaagagagcaacaagtctttcaagcgcccatacccgagtatgtgctcgggataataagtctatgacttgcctagcgtcttatgcaacggccgatcctcaaccacaacagacagggaaagcagtgtaaccaagctatgccccgcatccacggcgacacaatCTCTACACTcaccaatatccaaaccatatccttgcttggtcaccattttttctttccactatttatattttccaagtgataataatacagtaatatattccatatctctcgcgagtgacaggtaatcactcaacttctatcggagtcctatagcatagcaatctacacgatcctgtaatACTAGTAAGGCTCAtatgataaagatatatatatatatatatatatatatcatatatatatatatatatatatatatatgcaagtggatttcattcaactcctgaaaacttaatgcacaaatataatttaaagtgcagaaaagtaggagttatgcaccggggcttgcctgagtaagatatatattaaaagttagtatctacatctttagatcatctaccatcaactgaatataaaagcccatcgcatcatctcctggagagaataccattacaccatctttgaattcccaatcatccttcaattaatCCGTTGGTCCATcattgtacctatatgatatgcattgaggcaaatgcatagatgtaaataaccaacgacagctgaaatgcttagaaatccaatcacgcttcataagctaatgagatagctctaacgctgatctacgtatccatgttgccaaataagacgttatttcccaacgattgttttagttatacaattccaaggtgtttctttatttcattctatcgatttaatctttatttgaattagaacatcattatctatctagcaactaattattctggtgctacaaaaattacattaaacacctaatattgctaggaacctactataaaaattttagacccaacactattaccaatttattacaacaattcctacaagttcatatttttccctattaagtatctcaaattaattatatagcttcaagaatattatcaaactatgtgaacaaaatatactgaCAGAtgaatcatgattttaggaacttaacaaaactggtttcataatttttagatccctatactattttatattgattttataatttaaactagaaacctattttagaaaatcattttggaaatGGAAAAGGGTCGGCGGCCACTAACTGGCCCAGCAGAAAATCACGCACACACGGCCCAGGCGCAGCGGCACAGGCCAGCCCAAGCGCGCAGGCATGAACGGcccagctgaaaggtccttgtatggttttggtaattgagtgacaacctaggtggactaattgtgtttatgtgagatacacaggtaattagtccacaggtatatgtgtgtgagcaacatatgccatgaaggtaaaaatggcttgaagatgttgcaaaactcacacatgtgatgatgaaggagctcattacacatgagacatgccattgagtcatgtgatcaaaggtggagaagattaagacaagacttggcttgatggaccggttgcaagcgtgaagggcaagttgaaggctttagagcgatgtaccgcgtggcggtgaagcttgagcaagacttggcgccgatggacgaaggcaatggtgaaaagcaagtaatgccaagatcgatgaaccaatatgatcacgtgatgatataaagtggatcatatcattgttgatcatgttggtgcatgtgttgcatcgacattggaggagatggaatagaatgagcaaggcaaaggtataacctaggatatttcatttcaccggtcataggtgtgtagagaagtttatgaccgggtttaggatagatggtcgtactatcaagaggggcaaacttgtttgcatatcggtcatctagtgctactcgactgatctaactttgtatcgtcgctaggatcgagtggcatggcaagttgagtggctaacacccttgaaaatgtttgtaaaaatatgctaacacatgtgcataaggtgatacacttggtggttggcacatttgagcaagggtgaagaagttagagttgaaaaggagttagtcgcgctggtcacagagtgaccagacgcgtccggtatggagaTCGGACACGTCTAGTATGTGGCTCAGGACTGAACTACATGgtgcgatcggacgtgtctggtcgccacaccagacacgtccggtgtgaattcGAAAACACAGTGTTCGGCAgtacagtcgatcggacgctggcagtgtccggtttggtgtgaccggacgcgtttggtcatcagtgggtgcttactgtactcaaccGAACGTTGatgctcagcgtccagtcagtttctaatagacacgtctggtcagccttagaggcttactggactcgaccggacacaacggttgagcgtccggtcatttcatgctgagcgtccagtcatcttgtcagagagccgttggaggcaacggttggacacatggtggtttggcagctactggacatgtccgatattCGCGATCGgtgcgtctggtgcagcgtccggtgttgcgtccggtcgacccaaaaaacgcccggtgaaggggtaacggctagtttagcccttggggctataaatagaagtggccttcggccatggctggtgctgagcaccttgggggactttgtgtccatgcttgagagtacttaggagccctccatctcacacatacttgatagtgatcatccgattatgtgagtgaacgattctagtgcgattgcatcgtgaggttgtatcgagtggcactaggtgatcgagttgcaagccggtggtgcttgttactcttggaggttgccacctcctagatggcttggtggtggtctccgtcgaagctcgtaagaagcttgtgcggcgctccggagaagtgctttgtgaggggcattgtgcttgccccgcgggagACACGAAgaacaactttagtaaagcatgtcattgagctaccctcacttctggggtaggttcttgcggcgcccgacgtgtaggcttggcgggtgatgccaattagccgccgaaccaccaagtgagcgggcgacacaatggggactagcgtgttagcaaacacatgaacctcaagagaaaaatcatcgtgtcaaccttgttcttcccgttggtttgcatccccattacacaagcttgcaattacttttatatacattgagcttgtgttgttgcttttgtaattagttagcttgtgtagcttgctagttaccttcttgcttgtgtagcatagaagtagctcccttacgtggctaatttagtttgtgtaaccttgttagtcacattgcttagtttgtgtagctaagtaattgcgctctctaatttggcatcggttgccttgttattgagtattgttAGTAAGCTTagatggctttgtgcttttgcttactagcatgtgtaggagctcccttgttgcttaagtactagtggcataggtttgtgtgaccttgcttctagcattggttaggtgagctctagctagcccgacacctttattgcttaattagtatctttgaaaggtactagagaatatagatagaggggtgtagtcttgactagaccgatagttttaattccgtactaGTTTcgattagccgacgcgattaattttaaaaaggactattcacccccccctctagtctgtcaTCTTGACCCTTTCACTAGCAACGC harbors:
- the LOC136537901 gene encoding inosine-5'-monophosphate dehydrogenase-like — encoded protein: MAASSADLTDDGFAAPRLFSQGISYTYDDVIFLPGYIGFPADAVDLSTRLSRRVPLSVPCVASPMDTVSEAAMAAAMASLGAAAVVHGNTEPHAQAAIVRAAKSRRLPFVSSVPFFSPSSAPTLNDFAGNEYALVTEHGDSLSTLVGVAVAADAASREVPVAVYEYMRPTPRLASASFDFEKAAAFLADEGLDYAPLVSDDGEVVDLITAKDVERIRSYPKLGKPSLGADGKFVVAASIGTREDDKGRLERLVKAGANAIVIDSSQGNSIYQLDMIKFAKKMYPEVDLIGGNVVTIAQAQNLIQAGADGLRVGMGSGSICTTQEVCAVGRGQATAVYKVSSYAKDHNVPVIADGGISNSGHIVKALSLGASTVMMGSFLAGSHEAPGTYEYKDGRRVKKYRGMGSLEAMTKGSDARYLGDTLKLKVAQGVVGAVADKGSVLRFIPYTMQAVKQGFQDLGADSLQSAHDLLRSETLRLEVRTGAAQVEGGIHGLVSYEKKAF